TGAGGTTCATCCGCTCGGAATCGGCGGCAAAGCGGATCCGGCGCGCATCATCTTCGACGGTAAAGCAGGCGAAGCCGTTAACGCATCCCTGGTTGACCTCGGCAACCGCTTCCGTCTGATCATCAACGAAGTTGATGCGGTTAAGGTAGAGAAAGATATGCCTAACCTGCCGGTTGCCCGCGTACTGTGGAAGCCGCGTCCGTCCCTTCGCGATTCGGCAGAAGCTTGGATCTATGCAGGCGGAGCGCATCATACGGTGCTGTCGTATGTAGTGACGACCGATCAGCTTGTTGACTGGGCAGACATGCTCGGCATCGAAGTTGTTGTTATCGACAACAATACAACGATCCGCCAGTTCCGCCAAGAGCTGCGTTGGAACGAACAAAGCTACGGCCGCCGTTAATTCATAAGGCAGGCAATAAGGGGGCCATCCCATATGTAATTAATTGACAATGGAATGGCCCCTTTAATTATTCTTTAAAACGGATCTCATGGGTAAAGCCGGGGGCAGCGAATTCCAGCAGCTTTTCGCCCTCTTGAATGAGATCATGCCGTTCATCTTTCGTGAGAGGGCGGAAAGAATCGATTAGGAGTGCCGCTTGTCCGGAGTCACGCTCGATCGACCATAGCCCTTCAATATAGCCCTTCAATAATATCGTTGAGCGGAGAATGCCGTTAGCAGTGAAGATTCGTTTGCCATAATTACGATCCATCACTCGCGATCGGTCGGCAATACCTAGCAGCATGGGATCAAATTCTCCTAGGAAGCGCACAGGAGGAATGAAGCCGGGATCTGGACGCGGAGCATCGGGAAGATCAAATAACTCATTACCCAGTTCGTCTCGGAAGATAACAAGCCTTGGTCTAAGCTTCTCGAAATAATCCTTAAGGCGGGTAAGGCCAGACCAAGCCTGCATATCCTTTACAGACGCGGGGCCGTAGGCACCTAGATATCGCAGTACAAGCTTTTCAACGTCAGGCTGCTCAAGCAAAGACTGTTCCAGCCAAACCTCGGCAGAAGTATGAATGGCCCGGCCGCTTTCTCCCCACAATCCGCGTGGCGGGACTTGAATGAGAGGGACGAGTGTACGTACAGCTGCAGCAAGTGCATCCGGATCAGCG
This region of Paenibacillus sp. JDR-2 genomic DNA includes:
- a CDS encoding winged helix DNA-binding domain-containing protein; this translates as MTREAMSISSLELNRAILARQMLLTRSNTPVLHALDWFIGLQAQAPNAPYYSLWTRLEAFEPIVLSSLISNRQAVRIALMRSTLHLVSANDCLLLRPWVQPVQERALKSSFGKRLGTVDLNALASEGRKLVEEKPLAFSEIGKLLAEVWPDADPDALAAAVRTLVPLIQVPPRGLWGESGRAIHTSAEVWLEQSLLEQPDVEKLVLRYLGAYGPASVKDMQAWSGLTRLKDYFEKLRPRLVIFRDELGNELFDLPDAPRPDPGFIPPVRFLGEFDPMLLGIADRSRVMDRNYGKRIFTANGILRSTILLKGYIEGLWSIERDSGQAALLIDSFRPLTKDERHDLIQEGEKLLEFAAPGFTHEIRFKE